ATCCCTATATATGTCTTCGAATATGTTGAATGCACAGAACGGTATTAATCTCCCATCCGGTGTTGCATAGTGGATGTTGCATCTCTGTACACGCTGTATATCATAATTGTATAGATCCATGAAATGCATCATTCCAAGAAATACCATCTTATAGTGTAGTTCTCCTAGGGCTTCATAGTTTCTCCTAATAATTATATTCAATAACATTTTATAGAGATCAAACCCTTCTGGGGCTCTCTTTTGATCAATAAATTTACGAATACTATATAGTATCTTCATACCTACCATGAGCCTTGTAGAACCAGATAACAGCTCTTCCCATTTATCCTTTAAGTATTCTAGGAGGCCCTCAACATCTACAAAATTCGTTATAGGAACTAATCTTGTTGTTCCATCACTTCTGCGCTCAACATATACATAGGTGCCAGCTCCACACATTGGATGATTAGCCATTTCAAACTTGAATTCTTTAGCGAATGCTTCAATAAATCTTGAAAAGATCGCACTAACGGGTATTGGGAACCAAGCTTCCCTAGGCACTTCACCGTCTGTTTGTTCTTCAATAAGCTTTATAACATCTGGGATCGTGATCCTAAACCTGGCTCTTTCATGTTTCTTCATCATACCCGTGAGGCTGACTGGCTGGAAATTAACAGCTCTCACAATATCGACGTGTTTCGCGGCAAATCTTACTATTGCTCCCATTTCATGTGTATTCACATTATTTATTACCGTTGGAACTAATACTATACTGGTCATTCTAGCTTTTCTGAATACCTCGAACATATATGGTATTTCCCAGTGATTCTTCCAGTTGGTAACAGGTGATACACCGTCGAAGCTTAGATATATAGTATTTACGCCGCTTGTTCTAAGAGCCCTAGCATATTCTACTGCTTTAGCTGGATCCTCCCAGTATAGCTCAGAGAATTTTATACCATTAGTGTTTAACTGGAGATGCCTTACCCCTTCAGCCTTTAGAGCTTTAACAATATCTACGAGATCCTCTCTGAGAGTTGGCTCGCCACCTGTTAATTGAACATTAACCGCGATGCCCTGCTTCTTTATTTGTCTAACCATTGATACTATTTGTTCTATTGTTGGTTCATACACGTATCCAGCAGCTTCTGCGTAGAAGAAACAATACCAGCAGCTAAGATTGCATCTATTGGTTAATACAATATTTACTAGCGCGCTATGTTGTTTATGCATCGGGCATAATCCACAATTAAATGGGCATGGACGCGTAACAGGGGTATAAATATGTCTAGCTCCTCTACCTTCTATATCCCATTTAATCATCTTCTTATAGATTTCTACGTCTCCATAGTAGAGATCCTCGATCTCGCCGTGTTCTGGACAAATTCTCCTAATATATACTTTTCCATCACGCTCTACAACTATTGAAGGCAATATTCGATAACAGTATGGACAAACACTTTGAGTAATAGCTAGTAATTCTTCTCCTTCTCTAACCTTTGGAAGTTTATAAGAGATCTCGCCAATGTGCTTGGTTGTTTGAAGAGCCAACTAAACCACCATCATTTATAGATAAATATGTCGAAGCAGTCTTACCACATAGTTAGTTCTCATGACTTATATTTTTTCCTATCCCACTATAATATTATAAACTTTTAATTAAATAAAACACATGTTAGATCTCAAATTCTTTAATAGCTCTTTTCCTATTAAATTCTTTAATAGCTTTCGCAAGATCTCTTATTTTCTCAATACTAATAGCTGTCCTAAGATCATCTATTTCCTCAGCTGATCCAATAATTATTCCTCTAAAAGCATCTTCTCTACGAATCATTAAAGCTAGACTTGCCGGTTTAATCGTTGAACGACTATGTTTTTCAGGTAGTTTAACTAGTTCAATAATTATTCTACCGGATTTTACAACTGGTCTACGCTCCCAATCCTTCATTTCATTAAATAGGTTTTCCAACTTACTAGTCAGTTCCTCGCTCATATAGCATACGCCTCCAGAAACTGTTAAATATTTCACAGCTGTTAATAGTTTTTTGATCTACCCCTCTCCTCTGACGGGCT
This is a stretch of genomic DNA from Staphylothermus hellenicus DSM 12710. It encodes these proteins:
- the tes gene encoding tetraether lipid synthase Tes gives rise to the protein MALQTTKHIGEISYKLPKVREGEELLAITQSVCPYCYRILPSIVVERDGKVYIRRICPEHGEIEDLYYGDVEIYKKMIKWDIEGRGARHIYTPVTRPCPFNCGLCPMHKQHSALVNIVLTNRCNLSCWYCFFYAEAAGYVYEPTIEQIVSMVRQIKKQGIAVNVQLTGGEPTLREDLVDIVKALKAEGVRHLQLNTNGIKFSELYWEDPAKAVEYARALRTSGVNTIYLSFDGVSPVTNWKNHWEIPYMFEVFRKARMTSIVLVPTVINNVNTHEMGAIVRFAAKHVDIVRAVNFQPVSLTGMMKKHERARFRITIPDVIKLIEEQTDGEVPREAWFPIPVSAIFSRFIEAFAKEFKFEMANHPMCGAGTYVYVERRSDGTTRLVPITNFVDVEGLLEYLKDKWEELLSGSTRLMVGMKILYSIRKFIDQKRAPEGFDLYKMLLNIIIRRNYEALGELHYKMVFLGMMHFMDLYNYDIQRVQRCNIHYATPDGRLIPFCAFNIFEDIYRDKIQREYGIPLEEYSKKHGLPPKVITKKYIRNRRLLESTEIYKKAYEGIIELTKR